In Desulfarculaceae bacterium, the following are encoded in one genomic region:
- a CDS encoding glycosyltransferase, whose protein sequence is MTSAIKILHLSTSDREGGAAIAAYRLHQKLLGMGHESSMGLLYRTIDDQTTSTLGGKLPLFIHPLKIKLDAFPLRLYRRRLGQSLFSPMWIPSSKHKSAAAMRPDITHLHWVGHTFLPVYALRRLAGPMVWTLHDAWPFTGGCHLTGDCQNYLTGCGHCEQLNSRSNWDLSRYCFRRKQKFLDSKDIVFVSPSEKHRQKAERSRLMQGKRIEVIEHGVDTSMFRPLDKGFARDLLGLPQESRVLLFGAFSATTDKNKGYDVLRAALARLPQVQVPTICLVFGAPNGDTEDVSFPVRFLGRLHEDMSMAVAYSASDVFISASREESFSLTALEATACGTPVVSFPTGAIPQMVAHRESGYIAEPNNARDLAEGIAWVSEDPERHRRLSAAARQRAVERFDQEAATAKYVELYRELLQAKRV, encoded by the coding sequence GCTTCTGGGCATGGGCCATGAGTCTTCCATGGGCCTGCTCTACCGCACCATAGACGACCAAACCACCTCCACCCTGGGCGGCAAGCTTCCCCTGTTCATCCACCCGCTAAAAATTAAGCTGGACGCTTTTCCCCTGCGACTTTACCGGCGCCGTTTGGGGCAGTCCCTTTTCAGCCCCATGTGGATTCCCTCCAGCAAGCACAAAAGCGCGGCGGCCATGCGGCCGGACATAACCCATCTGCACTGGGTTGGGCACACCTTTTTGCCAGTTTACGCTCTGCGGCGCCTGGCCGGTCCCATGGTTTGGACCCTGCATGATGCCTGGCCCTTCACCGGCGGGTGCCACCTCACCGGTGATTGCCAGAACTACCTCACCGGCTGCGGCCATTGCGAGCAGCTCAACAGCCGGAGCAATTGGGACCTTTCCCGCTACTGCTTCAGGCGCAAACAAAAGTTTTTGGACTCCAAGGACATAGTTTTCGTCTCTCCCAGCGAAAAGCACCGGCAAAAGGCTGAGCGCAGCCGCCTGATGCAAGGCAAGCGCATAGAGGTCATTGAGCACGGAGTGGACACTTCAATGTTCCGGCCCCTGGACAAGGGCTTTGCGCGTGACCTGCTGGGCCTGCCTCAGGAAAGCCGGGTTTTGCTTTTCGGCGCCTTCTCGGCCACCACGGATAAAAACAAGGGCTATGATGTTCTCCGCGCCGCCCTGGCCCGCCTGCCCCAGGTCCAGGTGCCCACCATCTGCCTGGTCTTCGGCGCGCCCAACGGCGACACCGAGGATGTTTCCTTTCCGGTAAGGTTTTTGGGCCGCCTGCACGAAGACATGAGCATGGCCGTGGCCTATTCCGCCTCGGACGTGTTCATCTCGGCCTCCCGCGAGGAGAGCTTCTCCCTGACCGCGCTGGAAGCCACGGCCTGCGGTACGCCGGTGGTGTCGTTTCCCACCGGGGCCATCCCGCAGATGGTGGCCCACCGCGAGAGCGGCTACATCGCCGAGCCCAACAACGCCCGCGATCTAGCCGAAGGAATCGCCTGGGTCTCCGAGGACCCGGAGCGGCACCGGCGCCTGAGCGCGGCCGCCCGCCAAAGGGCGGTGGAGCGCTTCGACCAGGAGGCCGCCACCGCCAAGTACGTTGAGCTCTACCGCGAGTTGCTGCAAGCCAAACGCGTTTGA